The Chitinophaga niabensis genome segment GCTTCTATCCTGGGGTGAAAGGCACCTTATATCTTTATATTCCACTTTTAACAATGGGCCTGATCAGCCGGGAAACACACAGTGGTTCCATTAAATTGTTATTGTCTTCTCCCATTAAAGTAAGGGATATTGTAATGGGAAAATATGTAGCGATGATGGGATATGGGGCATTGCTGCTGCTCATCATTTGCCTGTATAGCATTTCCGGCGCGTTCTTTATTGACAATATAGACTGGGCGCTGTTAGCTTCCGGTTCAATGGGTTTATACCTGCTTATCTGCGCTTATGCTGCCATAGGGCTTTTCATGTCGTCCCTTACCAGTTACCAGGTAGTGGCTGCTATCAGTACATTAGCAGTATTGGCTGGCCTGAACTTCATTGGTAGCCTCTTTCAGGGCAATGATGCAGTACGTGGCATCACCCATTTCATGTCTATCTCCGGAAGAACGGAGCAGTTTATCTTTGGGCTGATCAGCACAGAAGATGCCTTTTACTTCTTCCTGGTGATTGCTTTTTTCCTGGCCATCACAGGGATGCGTTTGCAGGATCAACGGGAGGCAAGACCAGCTATCGTAAGAACCGCCAGGTATATCGGGCTGATCGCATTATGTTTTCTCACCGGCTATATCAGCTCCCGGCCGGTCTTTACCGGTTATATTGATATGACTGCCACCAGGGCTCATACACTTGGCCCGCAAAGCCGTGAACTGATCAAGTCAATGAACAAGCCCCTGAAGATCACCACCTATGTAAATATCCTCGATAATAATTACTACCTGGGTGCGCCGGAGAAAAAAAGTGAGGATGAAAGAGTACTTACACCTTATCGCAGGTTTATGCCAGACCTGCAAATGGATTACGTGTACTACTATGATTTCTCCAACAACAAAAACCTCTACAAAAATTATCCCGGCGAAAGTGATGCTGCCATTGCCAAAAAAGTGGCGGACATCCAGAGCCTCGATTATAAAAAGGTATTGCCCCCGGATCAGATCCGTAGAACAGTTGATCTTGGGCCGGAAGAAAACCGTCTGGTAAGGCTCCTGCAATATGGTAAGGAAAGAACTTTCCTCCGGTATTACAACGATATCATGATCTACCCCGGTGAACAGGAATTTACAGCGGCGCTGAGACGTGTTGTAACACCCGCTGAAATACCTGTAATTACCTTCCTTACCGGCAATGGCGAAAGAAGTATTACAAAAGAAGGTGATGCTGCTTTGAAGAAGTTTGTAAATGAGCTGTCCTTCCGGCACGCACTGATCAACCAGGGCTTTAATGTAGATACCGTTAACCTTAGCTATGAGGAAATTCCCGCAGCCACTTCCGTGCTGGTAATAGCAGACCCTAAAATGGCCATTCCCCCTGCAGCACAGGCAAAACTGGATCAATATATTTCCAGTGGCGGCAACCTGTTTGTGATCGCTGAACCGGGATCGCAGGAAATACTGAAACCCATCCTGCAGCAACTGGATGTACAACTGGGCGAAACACCCATACTGGAAGAAAGCAGGGATTATGCACCGGATTTTATCCTGGCCTCCTTTTCCAATAAGGTAGGGGAGATCACGCCCAAACTCGCAGGATACCAGGCAGATAGCGGAGTAGTATCTATGGCAGGTGCCGTAAACCTTCAGTATGGGCAACAGTTTGGTTTCCATACCATTCCATTACTGACCGCCAAAAACGGGCAGGCACTGGCCGTTGCAGCAGAAAGAAAAATAAAGGATAAAACACAACGGATCATCGTAACAGGGGATGCTGATTTCATGAGCACAGGGGAACTGGGACGGCGTAAACCGGATACCTGGAACCAGCTGCTGATCACAGAATCATTCCGCTGGTTCACCTACGGCAAGTTCCCGGTAAATACCGGAGCCGTAAGATCAAAGGATGTAATAGACAGTGATGACGATGGCATCCTTACCATGCGGGTATTCTTCTTTGGCGTGATACCGGTATCGCTCCTGATCTTTGCAACGGTACTGTTGCTCTACAGGAAGAGAAGATAATTAAAACCAGCCATACTTACAGCGCAGAAAAGGCCGTACCTTAAATGGACGGCCTTTTCCTGTTTAACCTGAAATTATCATGGTTACCTGAAACTTTTTTCGCATAGGATCGTCTTAGATCTGAACACCAAAAATTAACAACATGAAGACCATCCTTATCCTTTTATTCCTTTCAGTATTCACGATCTCCGCCTACGGGCAGGACAAAAACAATTATGTGTACTTCAACAAGCTGATAGAACTCGGTGGTTCAGACTATGTTATAGCAACCATTGAAAACGTGGGGAAAATGTTTAGCGTAAAAAGCAAGTATCTTTTGTTCATAAACACCCGGAACGGCCAGTCGAAACAGGTTGATTTTACAAAGGATGCTTCTATAGAGAAGATTGAACAGATCAGGATCGATAGTTTACAGATCAATAAGGTGCTTGTGGCAGCCCGTACGGTGAACCTTGATGAAAATAAACATATTGATTGGAATGATCCTGTACAGGTCATTATTATTTCAGCAGATGGGCAGGAGAAGGTACAGTTAACAGAAGATAAATTTTTTGTAAGTACCTGGATCATTAATAACCATACGGGAAACATGGTTGTTACAGGGCATTACGACAGCAATAACAATGGCAAATACGATAAAACAGATAAGAGCGAAATATTGCTATACGATTTAAAGACATTAAAACTGATCTCAAAGATCTAAAAAAGGCCTGCGCTATACGCAGGCCTTTTTTTTAAATCACTATCTGCGATTCACCGTCACTTTTAAGAAGGTTGCCGGAATAAGCGTGCTATCACTGCTGCCACTTTTGTTCTGACTGTTGAACAGGGTCTCCAGCTCCTGCTTTAATTCCGCTGCCTTTCCATTCTTTTCGGCAGCTTCGAATGCATTCATGGTAGGGCCATAGTAGGTTTTGAACCTTTCTAAGAATGCTGATGGGGTAGAGGAGACCGCAAAATTGAAAGTATCCCTTTCAAAGGAGATGTCTTCTTTTGCCACACCTGCGTTAGCAAAACGTTCTATTACCTGCTCTTCTACACCCCACAACATAGGGCTGATAAAACCCTCTGGTGGCGGTGGTGTATAGGCGGAGCTGATCTTGAGGATCTGGGCTACCAGTGTGGGATCTCCGGGTATCCAGTTGCCCATAACAATCTTTCCTCCGGGGCGTGTAACGCGCACCATTTCTTTCGCTACATCCTGCGGTTTGGGGGCGAACATAGCACCAAAGATGGTTACAACAAGGTCAAAGCTTTGATCATCCAGTTCATGCAGATCAGTTGCATCGCCTTCCCGGAACGTAATGTTGGTAAGCCCTTCAGCCTTTACACGCTTATTCCCTGCTTCCACAAGATTACTGGCAATGTCAACACCTAAAACATCCGCTCCGAGTTTTGCGGAAGGAATAGCCGTGGTACCGTCGCCACAACCGAGGTCCAGTACTTTAAGACCTTTAGTGACATTTAACTTAGAAACGAGTGCTGCGCCGCTTTCACGCATAGTTTCAGCGAGCTTGGTAAAGTCGCCCTTCTCCCATAATGCTTTGTTTGGATTCATTATGATTAAAATTTTTAAATTAAATATTACCCATACCTGTTTGGTATTTGTGCAGACTGTTTTGGGATCAACCTGGGGGTAATATCAGGGGTTATGAAAATATATTACAGTAGCAAAAATAGGAATTACCGGACATTTTTCCGCTATCGGAGGGATTTTATGGAAATTTTTATATTTTCTGCGTCCAGATATAACCTCGCCTGCTTGGGTATTCCACACCCTCATTCGGGCGTCTCTCTATAGCATCAATTATCTTAAAACCTGTTTCAAGGAGTAATGTTACAAGGTCGTCTGTTTTGAAGAACAACAGATCAACATCCACTTCTTTGTCGTGCGCTTTATCAAAATGAACGATCTCATCTCCTACATGAAAGGAGAATAAAAGATCGCCTGCTGGTT includes the following:
- a CDS encoding class I SAM-dependent methyltransferase, with the translated sequence MNPNKALWEKGDFTKLAETMRESGAALVSKLNVTKGLKVLDLGCGDGTTAIPSAKLGADVLGVDIASNLVEAGNKRVKAEGLTNITFREGDATDLHELDDQSFDLVVTIFGAMFAPKPQDVAKEMVRVTRPGGKIVMGNWIPGDPTLVAQILKISSAYTPPPPEGFISPMLWGVEEQVIERFANAGVAKEDISFERDTFNFAVSSTPSAFLERFKTYYGPTMNAFEAAEKNGKAAELKQELETLFNSQNKSGSSDSTLIPATFLKVTVNRR
- a CDS encoding Gldg family protein, with the translated sequence MKIIFRIARQELSLLFHSPVAWLILIVFPVQIGMDFIHYIQMIGRAQRMGNHFSNVTAMIFASPQQGFYPGVKGTLYLYIPLLTMGLISRETHSGSIKLLLSSPIKVRDIVMGKYVAMMGYGALLLLIICLYSISGAFFIDNIDWALLASGSMGLYLLICAYAAIGLFMSSLTSYQVVAAISTLAVLAGLNFIGSLFQGNDAVRGITHFMSISGRTEQFIFGLISTEDAFYFFLVIAFFLAITGMRLQDQREARPAIVRTARYIGLIALCFLTGYISSRPVFTGYIDMTATRAHTLGPQSRELIKSMNKPLKITTYVNILDNNYYLGAPEKKSEDERVLTPYRRFMPDLQMDYVYYYDFSNNKNLYKNYPGESDAAIAKKVADIQSLDYKKVLPPDQIRRTVDLGPEENRLVRLLQYGKERTFLRYYNDIMIYPGEQEFTAALRRVVTPAEIPVITFLTGNGERSITKEGDAALKKFVNELSFRHALINQGFNVDTVNLSYEEIPAATSVLVIADPKMAIPPAAQAKLDQYISSGGNLFVIAEPGSQEILKPILQQLDVQLGETPILEESRDYAPDFILASFSNKVGEITPKLAGYQADSGVVSMAGAVNLQYGQQFGFHTIPLLTAKNGQALAVAAERKIKDKTQRIIVTGDADFMSTGELGRRKPDTWNQLLITESFRWFTYGKFPVNTGAVRSKDVIDSDDDGILTMRVFFFGVIPVSLLIFATVLLLYRKRR